A region of Marnyiella aurantia DNA encodes the following proteins:
- a CDS encoding universal stress protein, which yields MVNIVLPIDFTETADVLIAGAVKFAKENRGKIFLIHVAPSDIGFAIGDMGFQYFPEVEQNEINEELKQLDRMQQQITSQGVECEHLLRQGIARDIILEYAAEKNASYIVMGSHGRSGIYDVFVGSLTKDLTKSSPVPVLVIPCHK from the coding sequence ATGGTTAATATCGTTTTACCGATTGATTTTACAGAGACAGCAGATGTGCTTATAGCGGGGGCAGTTAAGTTTGCTAAAGAAAACAGAGGGAAAATCTTTCTGATTCATGTGGCTCCATCAGATATTGGTTTCGCCATCGGTGATATGGGTTTTCAGTATTTTCCCGAAGTAGAGCAGAACGAAATTAATGAGGAACTGAAACAACTGGACCGCATGCAGCAACAGATAACATCCCAGGGTGTGGAGTGTGAACATTTGCTTCGCCAGGGTATTGCCAGAGATATTATTCTGGAATATGCAGCGGAGAAAAATGCTTCATATATTGTAATGGGTTCGCACGGCCGCAGTGGCATTTATGATGTTTTTGTAGGTAGCCTGACCAAAGACCTGACTAAAAGTTCGCCTGTTCCTGTATTAGTGATTCCCTGTCATAAGTAA
- a CDS encoding DUF6427 family protein gives MFRLLSKESNIFSIPVYIGFLLLSVVAFNVFSLNSLSLIPTLITVAGIALGYFGFNTIGLTYQTHLPLFLYTFFIFAFFPGGLDIGIAVALFTNSFLILIMTSMNDDFRRKSYLIVGAILAVNYIFLPATWPMAIFALFHILGTSNRIGLHIFRLIYGVILIALSYFPVMNFMGYHSWNDAYFPFTAFKFHREYDQLLYLLPVMLMMAYAIFDHFIHYNKKSPISKFKYSFMLLFFIAQLITVVLYMGNHYEYLLLLALPASIILSRFLRFTKREWQKELGLWIIIGCVIAFKIAGYQ, from the coding sequence ATGTTCAGATTACTTTCAAAAGAAAGCAATATTTTTTCAATCCCCGTCTATATTGGTTTCCTGCTTTTGTCTGTAGTTGCATTTAATGTTTTTAGCCTCAACAGTTTATCGCTGATACCCACCCTTATAACAGTTGCAGGAATCGCGCTGGGATACTTTGGATTCAATACAATCGGTCTGACCTACCAAACCCATCTGCCACTCTTTCTTTACACATTTTTTATTTTTGCGTTCTTCCCCGGCGGACTGGACATTGGAATTGCGGTAGCACTGTTTACCAACTCGTTCCTTATCCTCATTATGACAAGTATGAATGATGATTTCAGGCGGAAATCCTACCTTATTGTGGGCGCTATTCTGGCCGTAAATTATATATTCCTGCCGGCTACATGGCCCATGGCTATATTTGCTCTGTTCCATATTCTTGGAACGTCTAACCGAATCGGCCTGCATATTTTCCGCCTGATTTACGGAGTGATCCTAATTGCTTTGAGTTACTTCCCGGTTATGAATTTCATGGGCTATCATTCATGGAATGATGCCTACTTCCCTTTTACAGCATTTAAATTTCACAGGGAATATGACCAACTTCTTTATCTCCTGCCTGTGATGCTAATGATGGCGTATGCCATTTTTGACCACTTTATACATTACAACAAGAAAAGCCCGATCAGCAAATTTAAATATTCCTTCATGCTCCTTTTCTTTATCGCACAGCTAATCACCGTTGTGCTTTACATGGGAAACCACTATGAATACCTTTTGCTGCTGGCGCTGCCGGCAAGCATCATATTAAGCCGTTTTCTGCGTTTCACCAAAAGAGAGTGGCAGAAAGAACTGGGCCTGTGGATAATCATTGGATGTGTGATTGCCTTTAAAATTGCCGGCTATCAATAA
- a CDS encoding DUF3109 family protein — translation MIQIDDKLISEEIFSEEFVCNLTKCKGACCVEGDVGAPLDKEETKILEDIFDKVKPYLRPEGVKALEEQGTWTIDPHDGDYVTPMVNGAECAYVIFDDRGITKCGIEKAYEDGAVVWQKPISCHLYPIRVTEYSTFTALNYHEWPICSDACVLGKELQVPVYKFLKTPLIRKYGENFYLTLSEAAEEWKKEFSS, via the coding sequence ATGATACAGATTGACGATAAATTAATTTCTGAGGAAATATTTTCCGAAGAATTTGTTTGCAACTTAACCAAATGTAAGGGTGCCTGCTGCGTAGAAGGCGATGTGGGCGCACCACTGGATAAGGAGGAGACCAAAATCCTTGAAGATATTTTTGATAAGGTAAAACCTTACCTGCGCCCCGAAGGTGTAAAAGCACTGGAAGAACAGGGAACCTGGACCATAGATCCGCATGACGGTGATTATGTAACTCCTATGGTAAACGGTGCCGAATGTGCCTATGTGATCTTTGACGACAGAGGAATTACCAAGTGCGGAATCGAGAAGGCGTATGAGGACGGTGCTGTAGTTTGGCAAAAACCGATTTCCTGCCATCTCTACCCGATCCGTGTAACCGAATACTCCACTTTTACGGCGCTGAACTATCACGAATGGCCAATTTGCAGTGATGCCTGTGTTTTGGGCAAAGAATTGCAGGTACCTGTTTACAAATTCCTGAAAACACCGTTAATCCGTAAGTATGGTGAAAACTTCTACCTTACACTTTCGGAAGCTGCGGAAGAATGGAAGAAGGAATTCAGCAGCTGA
- a CDS encoding MgtC/SapB family protein, whose protein sequence is MSEHFELLDVYKALFSVAAGLILGFEREMKDKSAGLKTITVICLGSTLFSILSYKLSGVGDPTRIASYIVSGIGFLGAGVIFKEGFNVYGLTTAGVIWIAAAVGMSIGFGEIYMAFTFLLAAMIVINTAKYFTSSLMPQHHSKILKLKISSENFSGKSGIVSEIANIAREANEIGLEKEGESLTLTLEIFISAKELGRLEDYLVKNRDLQYFSF, encoded by the coding sequence ATGTCTGAACATTTTGAACTCCTTGATGTATATAAAGCACTGTTCTCGGTAGCCGCAGGACTGATTTTGGGCTTCGAGCGGGAGATGAAAGACAAGTCTGCAGGACTGAAGACCATTACGGTGATTTGCCTTGGTTCCACCCTTTTTTCCATCCTTTCCTACAAACTTTCCGGCGTTGGCGACCCAACCAGGATTGCCTCCTACATTGTAAGCGGTATAGGCTTTCTGGGCGCCGGCGTTATCTTCAAGGAAGGTTTTAATGTGTATGGCCTTACAACAGCCGGTGTAATCTGGATTGCCGCTGCCGTGGGAATGTCTATTGGTTTTGGTGAAATTTATATGGCTTTCACATTTCTGTTAGCAGCGATGATTGTGATCAACACCGCAAAATATTTCACCAGCAGTTTGATGCCGCAGCATCACAGCAAAATTCTGAAACTTAAGATATCCTCAGAAAATTTTTCAGGCAAGTCTGGAATTGTAAGCGAGATTGCAAATATAGCTCGGGAAGCCAACGAAATAGGCCTGGAAAAAGAAGGGGAAAGCCTGACACTGACACTGGAAATATTTATCTCGGCTAAGGAACTGGGCAGGCTTGAAGACTATCTTGTTAAGAACAGGGATTTGCAGTATTTCAGTTTCTAA
- a CDS encoding IS3 family transposase codes for MIDSKLLIDRKHALSIRKQCEVLEINRSGFYYEPKGEPQVNLEIMEIMDKHILEEPTAGVLTMQSMLEDRGIHIGYERVRRLMRLASIKPIYPRRHLTQWKKNEYIYPYLLRNLAITEKNQVWEIDITYIPMAKGFMYLTAIIDVYSRYIVGWGLSNSLDADSSLRVVKDAIRDHGKPSILNSDQGSQFTCREYVEYLKDQHIQISMDGKGRALDNIYIERFWRTISISTSI; via the coding sequence ATGATTGATTCCAAGCTTTTAATTGACCGCAAACATGCTCTGAGTATCCGTAAACAATGTGAGGTTCTAGAAATAAACCGTTCCGGATTTTACTATGAGCCCAAAGGCGAACCGCAGGTGAATCTGGAAATCATGGAGATCATGGACAAGCATATCCTGGAAGAACCCACTGCCGGAGTCCTGACCATGCAATCCATGCTGGAGGACAGGGGAATCCACATTGGTTATGAGCGTGTAAGACGGCTGATGAGATTGGCTAGCATCAAACCAATCTATCCCCGCAGGCATTTAACGCAATGGAAAAAGAACGAATATATTTACCCCTATTTGCTTCGGAATCTCGCTATAACGGAGAAAAATCAGGTTTGGGAGATTGACATTACTTACATTCCCATGGCAAAGGGATTTATGTATCTAACAGCAATTATCGATGTTTACAGCCGCTATATCGTTGGCTGGGGACTGAGTAACTCGCTCGATGCCGATTCCTCTCTAAGGGTAGTAAAAGATGCGATCCGGGACCACGGTAAACCATCGATCCTGAACAGTGATCAGGGCAGCCAATTTACCTGCAGAGAGTACGTTGAGTATCTCAAAGACCAGCATATCCAAATAAGTATGGATGGCAAAGGACGCGCGCTGGACAACATTTATATCGAACGATTTTGGCGAACTATAAGTATCAGCACATCTATTTAA
- a CDS encoding transposase has translation MKRSRRKFDSSFKAQVAVEALKERQTLSELAVKFDLHPNQISQWKQEFLENSSLVFEQKTKSSTSGNDVDVDKLYSKIGELQMEKDFLKKSLSRLGL, from the coding sequence ATGAAAAGAAGCAGAAGAAAATTCGATTCCTCTTTCAAGGCACAAGTTGCCGTTGAGGCACTGAAAGAGCGGCAAACACTCTCAGAACTGGCCGTTAAGTTTGATTTGCATCCCAATCAGATCTCGCAATGGAAGCAGGAGTTTTTGGAGAACTCCTCGCTTGTATTTGAGCAGAAAACCAAATCATCGACCTCTGGTAACGATGTGGATGTGGATAAGCTGTATTCCAAGATAGGGGAATTACAGATGGAGAAAGACTTTTTAAAAAAAAGTTTATCCAGGTTAGGTCTATGA
- a CDS encoding T9SS type A sorting domain-containing protein: protein MKKILQSLFVVMLMPFMHAQIYNFSLLSSPYVALTASTSVTNGTVWTSWSGISATANIGFNFVANGNLNTNALHFDTNFVPTVVFSNQPNPNTGFIFAPIIADTADRGFVSGTSQSNISYKTEGNVGSRIFKLEWSNMGFYNEIISDNVSSDFINIQLWLYEGSNIIEYRFGASNISNPAQSFDGDPGFGCGLYPQFDFNTGEIIGSAYALSGNGSSPTFAYTPNYEVYVTSAPASGTVYRFAPSALSTNETNTSTAAEIFPTIVDDSFNIKPRSGSKIKSVTVFDMSGRMIINTKKTDRISMSGVAKGIYNVVVETDSGNTSSRIIKR, encoded by the coding sequence ATGAAAAAAATTTTACAATCTCTGTTTGTAGTAATGCTGATGCCGTTCATGCACGCACAAATCTACAATTTCAGTCTGCTTTCATCACCTTATGTTGCACTGACGGCTTCAACTTCGGTTACAAACGGTACAGTTTGGACTTCGTGGTCAGGAATTAGCGCAACAGCAAATATTGGTTTCAACTTCGTAGCAAATGGTAACCTGAATACCAACGCGTTGCACTTTGATACAAATTTTGTCCCGACCGTTGTCTTTTCAAATCAGCCAAATCCCAATACCGGTTTCATTTTCGCCCCAATAATTGCTGATACTGCCGACAGAGGATTCGTAAGCGGAACTTCACAATCAAATATTTCCTACAAAACGGAAGGAAATGTAGGAAGCAGAATTTTTAAACTTGAATGGAGCAACATGGGCTTTTATAATGAAATTATCAGCGATAATGTTTCTTCCGATTTTATCAATATACAGCTTTGGCTATACGAAGGTTCCAATATTATTGAATATCGTTTTGGAGCAAGCAATATTTCCAACCCCGCGCAAAGTTTTGACGGCGATCCTGGTTTTGGCTGCGGTTTATATCCCCAATTCGACTTTAATACAGGGGAAATTATAGGAAGTGCTTATGCATTAAGCGGCAATGGGAGCAGTCCAACATTTGCTTACACGCCAAATTACGAAGTATATGTTACCTCTGCACCTGCAAGCGGTACTGTTTACAGATTTGCGCCATCCGCCCTTTCAACAAATGAAACAAACACTTCCACGGCGGCAGAAATTTTTCCTACTATTGTAGATGATAGCTTTAATATAAAACCAAGATCTGGTAGTAAAATTAAATCAGTTACCGTTTTTGACATGTCAGGAAGGATGATTATCAATACTAAAAAAACAGACAGAATTTCTATGTCCGGAGTCGCAAAAGGAATTTATAATGTTGTTGTGGAAACAGATTCAGGAAATACCTCCTCAAGAATTATTAAAAGATAA
- a CDS encoding trigger factor — protein sequence MNVTAKNHDEVSALLTVTVDRADYKDKVEKQLHNYAKNAQVPGFRKGKVPMSLVKRQYEAPIAFEEINKLVNDSLNNYINENNLKMVGQPVPLPVNDFDHTAEQLSVAFEVGYEPEMTIDLSKYEAAHYKVEASDKEITKSIENMQKRFAEQVPQDDITDDSFIALEITQVVEEDAEGAHNHPPKNVTINAESKEAFDLVKSLKMDGSVKVSKADLTEKEELAKQLGFSKAEIEHLHHDEVEVKVKDFYGLNNHELNQELFDKVYGEGNIKSEEELKEKVKSELDEYFQQNADIHFVNNILEQITEKEEVQLPETFLTKWLVFSNENIKTEEQAKGVLENERAAIKHQIIEGKLMNDNEIKLDYEDVLAQAEQLVRNQLAIYGIHHLPDEEVQKYAVEMLKDQEQVRQISSEVAMAKLKDVILEKATKTETPISHDEFMEMVKQG from the coding sequence ATGAATGTAACAGCAAAAAACCACGATGAGGTTAGTGCTTTACTTACCGTAACGGTAGACAGAGCAGATTATAAAGACAAGGTAGAAAAACAACTTCACAATTACGCGAAAAATGCGCAGGTACCCGGTTTCAGAAAAGGTAAAGTGCCTATGAGCCTGGTGAAGAGACAGTATGAAGCTCCTATCGCCTTTGAAGAGATCAATAAGTTGGTTAACGACAGTCTGAACAATTACATCAACGAAAATAATTTAAAAATGGTGGGCCAGCCGGTACCGCTTCCGGTAAACGATTTTGACCACACTGCTGAACAGCTTTCAGTTGCCTTTGAAGTGGGTTATGAGCCGGAAATGACCATTGACCTTTCCAAATATGAAGCAGCACACTACAAAGTAGAGGCTTCAGACAAAGAAATTACAAAGTCCATCGAAAACATGCAGAAGCGTTTCGCCGAGCAGGTTCCGCAGGATGACATCACTGATGACAGCTTTATCGCACTTGAAATCACTCAGGTAGTTGAAGAAGATGCTGAAGGTGCACACAACCACCCGCCAAAGAATGTTACCATCAATGCTGAAAGCAAGGAGGCATTTGACCTGGTGAAGTCCCTGAAAATGGACGGTTCTGTAAAGGTTTCTAAAGCGGACCTTACTGAAAAGGAAGAACTGGCCAAGCAGTTGGGCTTCAGCAAAGCAGAAATTGAGCATTTGCACCACGATGAGGTAGAGGTGAAAGTGAAAGATTTCTACGGACTGAACAATCACGAACTGAACCAGGAACTTTTTGATAAAGTGTACGGTGAAGGAAACATCAAGTCTGAAGAAGAACTTAAGGAGAAAGTAAAGTCTGAACTTGATGAATATTTCCAGCAGAACGCGGATATTCATTTCGTAAACAACATACTGGAGCAGATCACAGAGAAAGAAGAAGTTCAGCTACCTGAAACTTTCCTTACAAAGTGGTTGGTATTCAGCAACGAGAACATCAAAACTGAAGAACAGGCCAAAGGAGTACTGGAAAATGAAAGAGCTGCCATCAAGCACCAGATCATTGAAGGTAAACTGATGAATGACAACGAGATCAAGCTTGATTACGAAGATGTATTGGCTCAGGCTGAACAGTTGGTTAGAAACCAGTTGGCGATTTACGGAATTCACCACCTTCCGGACGAGGAGGTACAGAAATATGCTGTAGAAATGCTGAAAGACCAGGAGCAGGTACGTCAGATTTCTTCAGAAGTTGCAATGGCAAAACTGAAAGATGTGATCCTTGAAAAAGCGACTAAGACTGAAACGCCAATTTCTCATGATGAGTTTATGGAAATGGTGAAGCAGGGATAA
- a CDS encoding TonB-dependent receptor — protein sequence MKTTINLLLIFFGLTLYTAQTGFRVQGTVFDFHDKTILANAKITLGKQTAQSDAQGKFIFETVPAGTYDLSVTHPECNLFSEQITVNKDLHLTINLEHHAEIIEEIVLQGGHRSTGSLVVRTLEREEITRNSSENLGNVLSRISGVGALKTGNNVSKPIIHGLYGSRISILNNGVKMAEQEWGVEHAPNVDINGFDHIDVVKGASALKYGSDAIGGVIVLQPEIFRRADTLRGHLNLSGISNGRGAAFDAALVKTWENGWFAAANGGYKKFGDLESPDYPLWNTGTVASSFNLRAGKEEFMKGFSLNYVLTDQEVGIYRGSHIGNLEDFYRAITGGTPVYQRDFSYDIDYPKQEIQHHLARISGYRRFEHLGKLSADYSFQYNRRKEYDIRREAFSDLPSLDLELFTNQFNMNQLLEREKWSLENGIDLMYQYNYSSAETMAKRLVPNYHRYSAGVYSVMKYKASAALRLEAGLRYDYNRYKVKMWYDHHEWEDRFEDLYPQFFQYESESGRAFTIPVLDFQNFSYNAGLEFGKSKMLNIKLNYAKVARTPNIAELFASGLHHSAAVIEVGDMSLENETGHQVNLNISSELDLLNGLKFSVNPYLFTSNNFINQVPTGLQNTIRGIFPVWTYAQIKAVMYGLDLDVELGITKDLLYKGSFAYVYGDDKSNAQPLILMQPANFSNSLEFRHKEWQNFYISVSNQTVLKQDRFPLYNPEITIQEDGIEITRELDLSTPPPAYSLWGLQAGINLHKNLSAGLTVTNLFDVTYRDYLNRMRYFSPEMGRNIILNLKFNF from the coding sequence CAGGGCAAATTTATTTTTGAAACGGTTCCGGCAGGAACCTACGATCTAAGCGTTACGCATCCTGAATGCAACCTCTTTTCTGAACAGATTACGGTAAACAAAGACCTTCACCTGACCATAAATCTGGAGCATCACGCCGAAATCATTGAAGAGATTGTTCTGCAGGGCGGTCACCGTTCCACAGGTTCTTTGGTGGTGCGAACGCTGGAAAGGGAAGAGATAACCCGTAACTCCAGTGAAAACCTGGGGAATGTTTTGAGCCGCATCTCCGGCGTGGGTGCGCTGAAGACGGGAAACAACGTAAGTAAACCCATCATCCACGGACTTTACGGCAGCCGGATCTCCATCCTTAATAATGGCGTGAAGATGGCCGAGCAGGAATGGGGAGTAGAGCATGCTCCCAATGTGGATATTAACGGTTTCGATCATATTGACGTGGTGAAAGGAGCGTCAGCACTAAAATATGGGAGCGATGCCATTGGCGGTGTCATTGTGCTTCAACCTGAAATCTTCCGGCGGGCAGATACACTCCGCGGACATCTGAACCTCTCCGGTATCTCAAACGGGCGCGGCGCTGCGTTTGATGCTGCGCTTGTAAAGACGTGGGAAAACGGTTGGTTTGCTGCGGCAAATGGCGGTTATAAAAAGTTTGGCGACCTGGAAAGTCCGGATTATCCGTTATGGAATACAGGAACGGTCGCGAGCTCTTTTAATTTACGTGCAGGAAAGGAAGAATTTATGAAGGGTTTCAGCCTCAACTATGTTCTTACCGATCAGGAAGTAGGCATCTACAGGGGATCTCACATTGGTAATCTGGAAGATTTCTACAGAGCCATTACTGGTGGCACACCTGTATATCAGCGTGATTTCAGTTATGACATTGATTATCCAAAACAGGAGATCCAGCATCATTTGGCCAGGATTTCCGGGTACAGAAGGTTTGAACATTTAGGTAAACTTTCCGCAGATTACAGTTTCCAGTATAACCGAAGAAAGGAATATGACATCCGCCGCGAAGCTTTTTCTGATTTACCGTCGCTTGACCTGGAATTGTTCACCAATCAGTTTAACATGAATCAACTGTTGGAAAGGGAAAAGTGGAGTCTGGAAAACGGAATTGACCTGATGTACCAGTATAACTATTCAAGTGCTGAGACCATGGCGAAACGACTGGTGCCTAATTATCACAGATACTCAGCCGGGGTATATTCAGTAATGAAGTATAAAGCGTCGGCCGCACTGAGGCTGGAAGCCGGTTTGCGTTACGACTATAACCGCTACAAGGTGAAAATGTGGTATGACCATCACGAGTGGGAAGACCGTTTTGAAGATCTTTATCCGCAGTTTTTCCAGTATGAAAGTGAAAGCGGACGGGCGTTCACGATACCGGTTTTGGATTTCCAAAACTTCTCTTATAACGCAGGTCTTGAATTTGGCAAAAGCAAAATGCTGAATATTAAGCTAAATTATGCTAAAGTAGCCCGTACGCCAAACATTGCGGAACTTTTTGCCAGCGGACTGCACCATTCAGCCGCGGTAATTGAAGTTGGCGACATGAGTCTCGAAAATGAAACCGGCCATCAGGTGAATCTGAATATCAGTTCAGAGCTTGATCTTTTAAATGGTCTGAAGTTTTCTGTAAATCCTTATTTGTTCACCTCCAACAACTTCATCAATCAGGTTCCCACAGGACTTCAGAATACGATCCGCGGTATTTTCCCGGTTTGGACCTATGCACAGATAAAAGCCGTTATGTATGGTTTAGACCTGGACGTGGAGTTGGGAATTACTAAAGATCTTCTGTACAAAGGAAGTTTCGCCTATGTGTATGGTGATGATAAAAGCAACGCTCAGCCGCTGATCCTGATGCAGCCGGCCAACTTCTCAAACAGTCTGGAATTCAGGCATAAGGAATGGCAGAACTTTTACATCAGCGTATCCAATCAAACTGTTTTAAAACAGGATAGATTTCCCTTATACAATCCCGAAATCACCATTCAGGAGGATGGAATTGAAATTACCCGCGAACTGGACCTTTCCACACCGCCGCCGGCGTATTCGCTCTGGGGTCTGCAGGCGGGCATCAACCTGCACAAAAATCTTTCTGCAGGTCTTACCGTTACCAATCTATTTGATGTGACGTACAGGGATTACCTGAACCGCATGCGATATTTTTCGCCGGAAATGGGCCGCAACATCATCCTGAATCTAAAATTTAATTTTTAA